One genomic window of Anthonomus grandis grandis chromosome 3, icAntGran1.3, whole genome shotgun sequence includes the following:
- the LOC126734674 gene encoding H/ACA ribonucleoprotein complex subunit 3, producing MYLMYYLDESGKRIYTLKKIDPYGKPTQSAHPARFSPEDQYSRQRIIIKSRFGILKTQTPSPVY from the exons atgtacctTATGTATTATTTGGACGAAAGTGGCAAGAGGATCTACACCCTAAAA aaaattgaTCCCTATGGAAAGCCCACACAATCAGCACATCCAG CACGTTTCTCACCAGAAGATCAATACTCGAGACAGAGGATCATCATAAAGAGTCGCTTTGGCATCCTAAAGACTCAAACGCCATCTCCCGTCTACTAG